A genomic region of bacterium contains the following coding sequences:
- the folE gene encoding GTP cyclohydrolase I FolE, whose amino-acid sequence MKVSEGLIEALIKEIGEDPTRQGLRKTPERVSRAIEFLTQGYQQDPQEILNGAVFEEEYDEMLLVKDVDFYSLCEHHMLPFFGRAHVAYLPAGKVVGLSKIPRLIDMYSRRLQVQERLTNDVAGEIDRVLSPRGVAVIMEGQHLCMMMRGVQKQNSYTITSAMLGEFQTNSKTRTELMALIRKRRDL is encoded by the coding sequence ATGAAGGTGAGCGAAGGTCTGATCGAAGCTCTGATCAAGGAAATCGGCGAAGACCCGACCCGGCAGGGACTCAGGAAAACGCCTGAACGTGTGTCGCGGGCCATCGAATTCCTGACGCAGGGCTACCAGCAGGATCCCCAGGAGATTCTCAATGGGGCGGTTTTCGAAGAGGAATACGACGAGATGTTGCTCGTGAAGGACGTCGATTTCTACAGCTTGTGCGAGCACCACATGCTGCCGTTTTTCGGCCGGGCCCACGTGGCCTATCTGCCGGCCGGGAAGGTCGTGGGATTGTCGAAGATCCCGCGTCTGATCGACATGTATTCTCGTCGGCTCCAGGTCCAGGAGCGCTTGACCAATGACGTGGCCGGGGAGATCGACCGGGTTCTTAGCCCCAGGGGAGTCGCAGTCATCATGGAGGGCCAGCACCTGTGCATGATGATGCGCGGGGTCCAGAAGCAGAACTCCTACACCATCACCAGCGCCATGCTCGGGGAGTTCCAGACGAACTCGAAGACCCGGACCGAACTGATGGCCCTGATCCGAAAGCGACGAGACCTCTGA